The following are from one region of the Bacillota bacterium genome:
- a CDS encoding ParB N-terminal domain-containing protein has translation MRKFNVMLFGDRAGRVRSFDQEKSKYRALNQRYAGVRPIEVDKIVGSVDRWEELDSNFQWKGRKADERTRRIEAALERGEILPPIEVYELDGKYFVVDGHHRVGAAKKLGQAYLDADITQFSPAQGYSATSSL, from the coding sequence ATGAGGAAATTCAACGTAATGCTCTTCGGCGACAGGGCCGGCCGGGTCAGGTCGTTTGACCAGGAGAAGTCGAAGTACAGGGCGCTCAATCAACGCTACGCGGGGGTCAGGCCCATAGAGGTCGACAAGATAGTCGGCAGCGTCGATCGCTGGGAGGAGCTCGACAGCAACTTCCAATGGAAGGGCCGGAAGGCCGATGAGAGAACCAGGCGCATCGAGGCCGCTCTCGAGAGGGGCGAGATCCTTCCACCGATCGAGGTATATGAGCTCGATGGGAAGTATTTCGTCGTCGATGGCCATCATAGAGTGGGCGCCGCCAAGAAGCTCGGCCAGGCTTACCTGGACGCCGATATAACCCAATTCTCGCCTGCCCAGGGCTATAGCGCTACCAGTTCGCTATAG
- a CDS encoding phospholipase, which yields MKLIRPGQASLKELLANNSGLAIGRILQVAGTPLQRLLDRAGGTHRFCNVQGIITLKNDGFRQYADILKRNFEQLTSGTYWADRGWRNASHHYNPFTNRGLWRWPSAVTECRRHLARSLDAWRAGRQDQSFFWLGAALHIVQDSCVPHHARAIITHGHQRYETWADSHKSDYAASGEGMYGLGEDPGKWVKSNALIAYSMYPKVSDGSCESDYRAASKVLLLRAQRTTAGFMAMFFELVDLISKADSHEGSDEGNENEVEGSLEVPLPTPAGL from the coding sequence ATGAAGCTGATAAGACCAGGGCAGGCCTCGCTCAAGGAACTGCTGGCGAATAACTCAGGCCTCGCTATCGGGCGCATCCTGCAGGTTGCGGGGACACCCCTGCAGCGACTCCTGGATAGGGCAGGGGGTACCCACCGTTTCTGTAACGTCCAGGGTATTATAACACTCAAGAACGACGGTTTCAGGCAGTATGCGGATATCCTAAAACGAAACTTCGAGCAGCTTACCTCAGGAACCTATTGGGCCGACCGGGGATGGAGAAACGCAAGCCACCACTATAACCCCTTCACCAACCGGGGCCTCTGGCGCTGGCCGAGCGCGGTGACTGAGTGCCGCAGGCACCTGGCGCGCTCCCTTGATGCGTGGCGTGCGGGGAGGCAGGACCAGAGCTTCTTCTGGCTCGGAGCCGCGCTTCACATAGTACAGGATTCATGCGTCCCGCATCACGCTCGCGCCATTATAACTCACGGGCATCAAAGGTATGAAACCTGGGCTGACAGCCACAAATCCGACTATGCAGCCTCCGGCGAGGGGATGTATGGCCTTGGAGAGGACCCCGGCAAATGGGTGAAATCCAACGCCTTAATCGCATACAGCATGTACCCGAAGGTCTCTGACGGCTCCTGCGAATCAGATTACCGGGCTGCAAGCAAAGTCCTCCTCCTGCGCGCCCAGAGGACCACTGCAGGGTTTATGGCAATGTTTTTCGAGCTTGTGGACTTGATATCAAAGGCTGACAGTCATGAGGGGAGCGATGAGGGTAATGAGAATGAGGTGGAAGGATCATTGGAAGTGCCATTGCCAACGCCTGCCGGGCTATAG
- a CDS encoding sigma 54-interacting transcriptional regulator, which yields MGEVGSGFDSDASIVAYSVEMGKVLQLADKVASVSSTVLVLGESGTGKEVVARYIHRTGCRKAGPFIKINCGAIPETLLESELFGYETGAFTGAKREGKPGMIELATGGTLFLDEISELPVNLQVKLLQVIQERQLVRIGGIRPIEVDIRIIAATNRDIQAMVREGTFRADLFYRLNVVPVRVPPLRERRDDIVPLIYHFLKRFNRKYQRDICVSEEAKNLMLAYDWPGNVRELENLMERLVVTIDAPAILPCHLPDEIQGEGRGSAEPCEGTVYVRGILPLKEATEEVERQIIARALERNESTYQIAKLLGVNQSTVVRKIQKYAR from the coding sequence ATGGGCGAGGTGGGATCAGGCTTCGATTCTGATGCATCAATCGTGGCTTATAGCGTGGAAATGGGCAAAGTCCTTCAGCTTGCGGATAAGGTGGCCAGCGTTAGCTCTACTGTGCTGGTGCTCGGCGAATCGGGCACCGGCAAGGAGGTTGTAGCAAGGTATATTCACCGGACAGGTTGCCGCAAGGCAGGGCCCTTCATCAAGATCAATTGCGGCGCCATACCCGAAACCCTGCTGGAGTCGGAGCTATTTGGTTACGAGACGGGTGCGTTTACAGGCGCGAAACGCGAGGGCAAGCCTGGCATGATCGAGCTTGCCACAGGTGGCACCCTTTTCCTGGACGAGATCTCGGAGCTCCCCGTCAACCTCCAGGTCAAGCTCCTGCAGGTGATCCAGGAGAGACAGCTCGTCCGGATCGGGGGTATCAGGCCTATAGAAGTTGACATCCGTATTATCGCTGCAACCAACCGTGACATCCAGGCTATGGTGCGTGAGGGAACCTTCAGGGCTGACCTGTTTTACCGGCTGAATGTCGTGCCGGTCAGGGTCCCGCCGCTCCGTGAACGCAGGGATGATATCGTGCCCCTTATATATCATTTTCTTAAAAGGTTTAACCGGAAATACCAGCGGGATATATGCGTATCAGAAGAGGCCAAGAACCTGATGCTGGCATATGATTGGCCCGGCAATGTGCGCGAGCTGGAGAACCTCATGGAGCGGCTGGTGGTCACCATCGATGCGCCGGCCATCCTGCCGTGCCACCTGCCCGATGAGATACAGGGAGAGGGGAGGGGGAGTGCCGAGCCCTGCGAGGGAACGGTCTATGTCAGGGGAATCCTGCCCCTCAAGGAGGCGACGGAAGAGGTTGAGCGCCAGATAATCGCCAGGGCGCTGGAGAGGAATGAAAGCACTTACCAGATCGCAAAGCTGCTGGGCGTCAACCAGTCGACGGTGGTGCGCAAGATCCAGAAGTATGCCAGGTGA
- the nuoE gene encoding NADH-quinone oxidoreductase subunit NuoE, protein MACEECRCSEGITQEQWGKLDEIIAKHRGRQGALIQVLHEAQESIGYLPREVQVRVAEGLDIPLSEVYSVATFYALFSLKPKGRHQLNVCKGTACYVRGADRILEKLEDTLGIKEGDTTSDGKFSIEVVRCMGACGLGPVIRVDDDIYARLKPDKVPEILKKYE, encoded by the coding sequence ATGGCGTGCGAGGAGTGCAGGTGTTCAGAAGGGATCACGCAGGAGCAGTGGGGGAAGCTCGATGAGATCATTGCAAAACACAGGGGGAGACAGGGGGCGCTGATTCAAGTATTACATGAAGCTCAGGAATCAATCGGCTACCTGCCCAGGGAGGTCCAGGTGCGGGTGGCCGAGGGCCTCGATATCCCCCTCAGCGAGGTTTACAGTGTTGCAACCTTTTACGCCCTTTTTTCCCTGAAGCCCAAGGGGCGCCACCAGCTAAATGTCTGCAAGGGGACGGCGTGTTATGTCCGGGGTGCTGACAGGATCCTTGAAAAGCTTGAAGACACGCTTGGCATTAAAGAGGGCGATACGACAAGTGACGGGAAGTTCTCCATTGAAGTTGTACGATGCATGGGGGCGTGCGGCCTCGGGCCTGTTATAAGGGTGGATGATGATATCTATGCCAGGTTGAAGCCGGATAAGGTCCCGGAGATTCTCAAGAAATACGAATAG
- a CDS encoding (2Fe-2S) ferredoxin domain-containing protein, with amino-acid sequence MSGSVRRIKSLEELRIIKEKARRSMGVVAGWPSVVGPEQRTLHGGTSSTSGAPAARPGRAGTRVTIRLGSCSIAMGADRVLKAIVKELYSRGIWDVSVKKTGCPGLCEGEPFVDVERPGCPRATYAYVTPDMARRIVAQHIVNGSIVSEWLVQNTPLAGE; translated from the coding sequence ATGTCAGGGTCTGTGCGGCGTATCAAGTCTCTCGAGGAGCTCAGGATCATCAAGGAAAAGGCCCGGAGGTCAATGGGGGTTGTGGCGGGCTGGCCGTCTGTGGTGGGGCCGGAACAGAGGACGCTCCATGGCGGCACCAGCAGCACCAGCGGCGCCCCGGCGGCCAGGCCGGGTCGCGCCGGGACCAGGGTTACAATCCGGCTCGGCTCGTGCAGCATAGCGATGGGCGCAGACAGGGTGCTGAAGGCGATTGTCAAAGAGCTCTATAGCAGGGGTATCTGGGATGTATCGGTGAAGAAGACGGGGTGCCCCGGACTATGCGAGGGGGAGCCCTTTGTGGATGTGGAGCGGCCCGGCTGCCCCAGGGCCACCTACGCCTATGTGACCCCCGATATGGCCCGTCGCATAGTCGCCCAGCACATCGTGAATGGTTCAATTGTTTCAGAATGGCTGGTTCAAAACACCCCTCTCGCGGGGGAATGA
- the nuoF gene encoding NADH-quinone oxidoreductase subunit NuoF, with amino-acid sequence MDFFRAHVLVCGGAACISSGCRDVQEAFVEALKEHGLDKEIKIVTTGCMGPCDLGPLAIVYPEGVLYRKLRPADAREIVEEHLLKGRTVKRLLYEEPATGEVVPTYNEMSFFNRQVRIALRNTGKINPLLIEEYIALDGYAALARVLSEMTPQEVIDVVKRSGLRGRGGGGFPTGLKWEFTAKARSDQKYVVCNADEGDPGAFMDRSVLEGDPHSIIEAMAIAGYAVGANQGYIYVRAEYPLAIKHLDHAIKQARDYGLLGKDIFGKGFDFDVEIRVGAGAFVCGEETALLASIEGRRGEPRPRPPFPANEGLWGKPTLINNVETYANIPVIILKGPEWFASIGTEKSKGTKVFALAGKINNTGLVEVPMGMSLGEIIFDIGGGIPGGKKFKAAQTGGPSGGCIPKEYLNVPVDYDSLKELGTIMGSGGLIIMDEDTCMVDLAKFFLEFTQDESCGKCAPCRIGTKRMLEILTRITRGEGREGDVERLIKLGQWIKETALCGLGQTAPNPVLTTIRYFRDEYDAHIRDKKCPASVCASLFESACQNACPAEVDVPRYISLIRQGRYGEAVALIKEKNPLPAVCGRVCNHPCESKCRRGQLDSPVAICDLKRFAADWELEHPLPVEAPTKRKGAKVAIIGSGPAGLSAAYYLAKLGYVVTIFEALPVAGGMLAVGIPEYRLPRDILRAEIRAIEALGVEIRTGVEVGRDITLDEIKRQGYGAVFVAVGASKGQELGVPGEDLAGVMNALTFLRQVNLGQEVEVGDKVAVIGGGNAAIDAARTALRLGASEVHIIYRRTREEMPAEKGEIEEAGREGVKIHYLLAPSEIIGKDGRVARMECIRMTLGEFDRSGRRKPVPVEGSKFVIDVDTVIPAVSQAPDLSFLAGLEGPGGIDVTKWSTVVADPQTLATGAPGIFAGGDCVTGPDTVIQAIAAGRKAAIAIDKYLGGDGVIETHPDLGRELAGELIEHEMARRVPRVLPIEKRCCNFDEVVLGLTEAAAVEEASRCLRCDFKEQN; translated from the coding sequence ATGGATTTCTTTAGAGCACACGTTCTTGTTTGCGGCGGGGCTGCATGCATCTCATCCGGGTGCAGGGACGTTCAGGAGGCCTTTGTTGAGGCGTTGAAGGAACACGGCCTCGATAAGGAAATAAAGATCGTAACTACAGGGTGTATGGGGCCCTGCGACCTCGGGCCCCTGGCGATAGTGTATCCCGAGGGCGTGCTTTACCGGAAACTCAGGCCGGCGGACGCCAGGGAGATCGTTGAGGAACACCTGCTCAAGGGCCGCACGGTCAAGAGGCTTCTCTACGAGGAGCCGGCTACCGGTGAAGTTGTGCCAACCTACAACGAGATGAGCTTTTTCAACCGCCAGGTGAGGATAGCGCTGCGCAACACCGGCAAGATCAACCCCCTCCTCATCGAGGAGTATATAGCGCTTGACGGCTACGCGGCGCTCGCCAGGGTCCTCTCCGAGATGACGCCACAGGAGGTCATCGACGTTGTTAAACGTTCGGGCCTCAGGGGCCGCGGCGGCGGCGGATTCCCGACCGGGCTCAAGTGGGAGTTCACGGCGAAGGCGCGCTCGGACCAGAAATACGTGGTGTGCAACGCCGATGAGGGCGACCCCGGGGCGTTCATGGACAGGAGCGTCCTGGAGGGCGACCCGCACAGCATTATAGAGGCCATGGCGATAGCGGGCTATGCCGTGGGCGCAAATCAGGGCTATATCTACGTCAGGGCTGAGTACCCCCTGGCGATAAAGCACCTGGATCACGCGATAAAGCAGGCGAGGGATTACGGGCTGCTCGGGAAGGATATCTTCGGCAAGGGCTTCGATTTTGATGTAGAGATCCGGGTGGGCGCCGGCGCCTTCGTCTGCGGCGAGGAGACCGCGCTTCTGGCTTCGATCGAGGGGCGCAGGGGTGAGCCGAGGCCGAGGCCGCCGTTCCCCGCAAATGAGGGGCTCTGGGGCAAGCCGACCCTGATCAATAACGTCGAGACATACGCCAATATCCCGGTGATAATCCTGAAGGGGCCCGAGTGGTTCGCCAGCATTGGGACTGAGAAGAGCAAGGGGACCAAGGTGTTTGCCCTGGCCGGGAAGATCAATAACACCGGCCTCGTGGAGGTTCCCATGGGGATGTCCCTCGGCGAAATCATCTTTGATATCGGCGGCGGCATCCCGGGGGGCAAGAAGTTCAAGGCGGCCCAGACCGGCGGCCCGTCCGGCGGGTGCATCCCCAAGGAGTATTTGAACGTCCCGGTGGATTATGATTCGCTCAAGGAGCTCGGAACCATCATGGGGTCGGGCGGTCTCATCATTATGGACGAGGATACGTGCATGGTGGACCTGGCCAAGTTCTTCCTGGAATTTACCCAGGACGAGTCCTGCGGTAAGTGCGCGCCGTGCCGGATCGGGACCAAGCGCATGCTCGAGATCCTCACGCGGATAACGCGCGGTGAGGGCCGCGAAGGCGATGTCGAGCGGCTTATCAAGCTCGGGCAATGGATCAAGGAGACGGCCCTGTGCGGGCTGGGCCAGACCGCTCCGAATCCGGTGCTGACCACGATCCGCTATTTCAGGGACGAGTACGATGCGCACATACGCGACAAGAAATGCCCTGCCTCGGTGTGCGCGAGCCTATTCGAATCGGCCTGTCAAAACGCATGCCCCGCGGAGGTGGATGTGCCGCGGTATATCAGCCTGATCAGGCAGGGGAGATACGGCGAGGCGGTGGCGCTCATCAAGGAGAAGAACCCGCTGCCTGCGGTGTGCGGCAGAGTCTGCAATCACCCGTGCGAGTCGAAGTGCAGGAGGGGACAGCTCGATAGCCCCGTTGCGATTTGCGATCTCAAGCGGTTCGCTGCTGATTGGGAGCTTGAACACCCGCTCCCTGTCGAGGCTCCCACGAAGCGGAAGGGTGCCAAAGTTGCAATCATAGGTTCCGGGCCTGCAGGCTTGTCCGCAGCGTATTACCTGGCGAAGCTCGGCTACGTCGTTACTATCTTTGAAGCCCTGCCTGTGGCGGGCGGGATGCTGGCTGTTGGGATACCCGAATACAGGCTTCCCAGGGATATCCTGCGCGCCGAGATCAGGGCCATAGAGGCGCTCGGGGTGGAGATCAGGACAGGCGTGGAGGTCGGCAGGGATATAACCCTGGACGAGATCAAGCGGCAGGGCTACGGCGCCGTATTTGTAGCGGTTGGAGCTAGCAAAGGCCAGGAGCTCGGCGTGCCGGGCGAAGACCTCGCAGGGGTGATGAATGCCCTCACGTTCCTGCGCCAGGTGAATCTCGGCCAGGAGGTGGAGGTCGGGGATAAGGTTGCTGTAATAGGTGGGGGCAATGCCGCAATCGATGCCGCGCGGACAGCATTGAGGCTTGGCGCCAGCGAGGTTCACATCATATACAGGAGGACGCGCGAGGAGATGCCCGCTGAGAAGGGTGAGATCGAGGAGGCTGGGCGCGAGGGCGTGAAGATTCATTACCTCCTCGCTCCTTCTGAGATCATCGGCAAGGATGGGCGCGTTGCGCGCATGGAATGCATCCGTATGACCCTCGGCGAGTTTGATAGGAGCGGCAGGCGGAAGCCGGTGCCTGTAGAGGGCTCGAAGTTCGTAATAGATGTGGATACTGTCATACCCGCTGTGAGCCAGGCCCCGGACTTGTCCTTCCTGGCGGGCCTGGAGGGCCCGGGAGGTATCGATGTCACGAAGTGGTCGACGGTCGTGGCTGACCCCCAGACGCTCGCGACCGGCGCGCCCGGGATCTTCGCGGGCGGCGATTGTGTCACAGGGCCGGATACGGTGATCCAGGCTATAGCGGCGGGGAGGAAGGCGGCAATAGCCATTGATAAGTACCTCGGGGGAGACGGTGTTATCGAGACTCACCCGGATCTCGGAAGGGAGCTCGCCGGCGAGCTTATTGAACACGAAATGGCAAGACGAGTACCGCGCGTCCTTCCCATTGAGAAACGGTGTTGCAATTTTGATGAAGTGGTGCTCGGGTTGACGGAGGCGGCGGCCGTCGAGGAAGCCAGCCGGTGCCTGAGATGCGATTTCAAGGAGCAGAACTGA
- a CDS encoding 2Fe-2S iron-sulfur cluster binding domain-containing protein, whose product MDLVTLTIDGQRVQVPRGTTILEAAGAAGVDIPTLCYLKDINVVGSCRVCVVEVEGAKSLQASCVTPVGEGMVVRTNTPAVREARRTVLELILSNHPFECLTCVRNGNCELQALANRFGIRDVGYTGERATFARDESTPAIVRDPNKCILCRRCMSVCSKVQTAFALAPNGRGFNSMIAPAFFDELSNVACAQCGQCVLVCPTGALSEKDSTREVWDALADPRKHVVVQTAPAVRATVGEECGLPAGTLVTGNLVAALRRLGFDRVFDTDFTADLTIMEEGHELIERVEHGGRLPMITSCSPGWIKFIEHFYPELLPHLSTCKSPQQMFGALAKTYYAEKSGIDPKDIFVVSIMPCTAKKFEAKRPEMTSSGYPDVDAVLTSRELGRMIREAGIDLGAIEPEDYDLPLGISTGAGVIFGATGGVMEAALRTVYEVVTGKELANVDFEDVRGLAGVKEASVDLAGLNAKVAVAHGLGNARKLLDKVKKGEAPYHFIEIMCCPGGCIGGGGQPIPTNDEIRARRIDAIYREDRGMKLRKSHENPVVQELYREFLGKPLGHKSHELLHTRYTARPRYAV is encoded by the coding sequence ATGGATTTGGTGACCTTGACCATTGATGGGCAGAGAGTCCAGGTTCCCCGCGGCACCACGATACTGGAGGCTGCCGGGGCTGCTGGAGTTGATATACCCACCCTTTGTTACTTGAAGGATATAAATGTCGTCGGGTCGTGCCGCGTGTGCGTTGTTGAGGTTGAGGGGGCCAAGTCCCTGCAGGCGTCCTGCGTGACCCCGGTGGGCGAGGGAATGGTCGTGCGGACCAACACGCCGGCCGTCAGGGAGGCCCGGAGGACAGTGCTTGAGCTGATCCTCTCCAACCACCCGTTTGAGTGCCTGACCTGCGTGCGCAACGGCAACTGCGAGCTCCAGGCGCTCGCTAACCGCTTCGGGATCCGGGATGTGGGGTACACCGGGGAGCGCGCGACCTTCGCGAGGGATGAGTCCACGCCGGCCATCGTGCGCGATCCCAACAAGTGTATCCTCTGCAGGAGATGCATGAGCGTTTGCTCCAAGGTGCAGACGGCTTTTGCGCTGGCTCCGAATGGACGCGGCTTCAATTCCATGATCGCACCGGCGTTCTTCGATGAGCTCTCGAATGTGGCCTGCGCTCAGTGCGGGCAGTGCGTCCTGGTGTGCCCTACGGGCGCGCTGAGCGAGAAGGATTCCACCCGGGAGGTTTGGGATGCCCTTGCTGATCCCAGGAAACACGTGGTGGTCCAGACCGCGCCAGCGGTGCGCGCGACCGTCGGGGAGGAATGCGGCCTGCCGGCGGGGACCCTCGTCACGGGTAATCTCGTGGCCGCCCTTCGCAGGCTGGGGTTCGACCGGGTCTTTGATACGGACTTCACGGCCGACCTCACGATCATGGAGGAGGGCCACGAGCTGATAGAGCGGGTCGAGCACGGCGGCCGGCTGCCGATGATCACATCGTGCAGCCCGGGCTGGATAAAGTTCATAGAGCACTTCTACCCAGAGCTGTTGCCGCACCTCTCTACGTGCAAATCACCGCAGCAGATGTTCGGGGCGCTGGCCAAGACCTATTATGCCGAGAAGAGCGGCATCGATCCCAAGGATATCTTCGTCGTCTCGATTATGCCATGTACCGCAAAGAAATTCGAGGCTAAACGGCCCGAGATGACCTCGAGCGGGTATCCCGACGTAGATGCGGTTCTGACCAGCCGCGAGCTGGGGCGGATGATCAGGGAGGCCGGCATAGACCTTGGAGCGATAGAGCCTGAGGATTATGACCTCCCGCTCGGCATCTCCACCGGCGCTGGGGTCATCTTCGGGGCGACAGGCGGCGTTATGGAAGCGGCCCTGCGGACGGTCTACGAGGTCGTGACTGGTAAGGAGCTTGCCAATGTTGACTTTGAGGATGTGAGGGGGCTCGCCGGCGTCAAGGAAGCCTCTGTTGACCTGGCGGGGCTTAACGCCAAGGTGGCCGTGGCGCATGGCCTTGGAAATGCGCGTAAGCTTCTGGATAAGGTGAAGAAAGGGGAGGCGCCCTACCATTTCATTGAGATCATGTGCTGCCCGGGCGGCTGCATCGGCGGTGGAGGCCAGCCCATACCGACTAATGACGAAATCCGGGCCAGGCGCATCGACGCGATCTACAGGGAGGACCGGGGGATGAAGCTCCGGAAGTCTCATGAGAACCCCGTGGTCCAGGAGCTTTACAGGGAGTTCCTGGGTAAGCCTCTTGGCCATAAGTCACATGAGCTGCTTCACACGCGATATACGGCACGCCCGAGGTATGCAGTCTGA